The nucleotide sequence CTTTGCATATAAGGAATTTATATACAAAGTTcaacctgaaaaaataaaatagtcaAAATTAGCTCCAACTCAACCAACTGCCAACAGTAAAGTGCTACTTACACATCAAAGCATAGGTAATAATGATCATCATAACATAATGAAATACTAGgaggccttttttttcttgtataaTGAGTACTATTACTTCTTACACTTTAAAGACTAGATTACTACCCCCTGAAAAGCTGGTCTTTGCTGACCTCCAGTGGTTTAATTTGTCCCCTTGCTCTGGTGATGTAGAGGTGTATCTCAAGATCCTGTGACATCACTGCATGTGATTACAGGTGCAACAGGACATCAAAACAGTACTTTTTGGCCTGTTGTTAAGTCCCTCTACGTTATTTTGCTAATCATACTCATATAATTGTACAATCTTGAATGCAGCAGTTTAACTTGTTAACAGGTTACTTGTTGCTAGAGACCAGAAGAGATGTAACTCTGCAGCATTTCACAATTTaagttattttctgtctctcaaaGGTCCGGGAGGTCATAGTAGATCCTACTGCTGTCAATCTGTTTTTTGTAGGGCAGTAAGTCCTGTAGAGTTAACCTGTCATTCTGGCCAGTCCACACAGTTAAAGTGTACCTGTGAGCAACATGGAAAAGgataaacatttaattaacagCTCAAAAGTATTAGCATATGTCAGTGCAGGAAATAATTACTCATTAGTGTCATCTGATATTTACAACTGTGGACAGAAATAGTGATAGTTACTATATCTGAACAAAGATGATAATATGTACACTTGTGTTTAGGgttggaaactctgggaacttTCGAAGTTAGAAATGTAACATGATAATTAAcaggaatatatgggaattaatgggaataaactggaaatttgaaAAATTGCAGGTTGGCCTATAACAGGGAATTTAAAtgtagttggaaaaaaaaacatcttgcagcataatcttggttaCACCTACAACCTACAGAGGAAGAAACTGAGGCAGCTTGAGCCAGGCCTCTTAACAGTTTGGCCTATGGCTTTTCTGTCTCAGTCCCAATGGCCAGATTTATGGAAAATACGAGGTATGGCTGTTAAATAACAAGACTGATGCTGTAATAGAATTTTATtgaacatcaacatttttcagtgtctttctccttcaacatactccccttctgcatcaacacaccgctgcattctggtcttccactgatcaaagcagtgcagtaggtcttcttcagacagttgtctcagaacctctgtggttcttttcttaacttctgacacagactcaaatcgtgttcctttgagcacagatttgatcttaaaaaggaaaaagtcacacggtgctagatcaggtgaacagggagggtgatcaagcactgggatttgtttttgggccagaagctgcttttccttttgatcaggagtcagaggttttgggacaactttggcacacacttgtcatgttcaaattttcatgctaAATTTGCcgaactgtctctttatcaatggacACTATTTCAAGTTACTTTGTCGCTCAACTTTTAAGCTTATCATTTTCAGACACCatgtgcacttcaatcagtagttagcagtgaactaaagacatCACTTtttggaaacttacagcagttgtgcgTGAAcacccaacctttaatatacaacatcagtgtgactgtgaaccacctGGATTTATAAgcgcagtctcattatttaatagccatacctcgtacAACACGCTGCAATAATGCAATGCATAATAGTCCAGCAATGGAACTAAGCAGAGACTTAACAATGCCGATGTGACTGACTGACCTCAGTGTGTTGATAATTACCTGTctgactgctgcagcagccatgTGAGCTGGGGGAATGACTGGGCCATGAAAGCTGCTCGTACTGGGAAGGTGACTGGATGTTGAAGGGTTCTACAGATCTCCTCCATCGCACACACCATATCCCAGCTGTAACCTGAAGAAACAAAACTTATCAATATGCAGGCTGCTTTCTCATCGTATCTACACTATCTGCATTTACAATGTAACACTCTTCAGACAGGAGCTGGtttaaagaaaagatttttcttgttgtcaacaaacacaatatacaataaaacaacatttcctAACAagtcctgtgtgtgtatctaagCATAATATTTCTTATTTCTCTGTGGCGCAGAGCCAAAcgataataaaaacacatcaatatcAGCAGTACTGGGGCGGCAGAGTGGTAcatggttagcactgtcacctcagaGCAAGAAGGTTGTGGGTTCGAGCCCTGGTTCAGGGCTTTTCTGTTTGCATATTCTCCCTGTGCCACAGTccacagacatgcatgttaaattaactggtgactctacattgcctgtgagtgtgaatggttgtttgtttgtatggactggcaatctgtcctgggtgtaccccacctctcacccagtgtcagctgggttAGGCATTCACATATTTAGCCTGTCTGACTTTGTAAATGGCAACTGCTGTCTTCAGGAATAGTCTAGGAGATGGTTTGAGGACTGATTCATTTTATCCAGACTACGAGTTAAGTTATGAATAAAACATCTCTCTGATTGAATACTCTGGCCAGGGTGTTAACATTATATTTAGCTTCAATTAGCATTAGAATAATAGGATCAAAATCTCCCTGTAAATACAGACAGGGGTAATGATATGTCTTCACCTAGGATATCTGTCCCAGCAGTCCATCCTGTAGTCCAGCCGAGGGAGAGCACAATGTGAGTGGGAAGAGTTCTCACAGTAGAGAGAAATGCCTGAGGCTCCACAGGTCTGGCCTGTCCACCAGGACCAGAGAGAATATCTGCATTGACCCACACTGGACGGTTCCAGTCAGCCAGCACTTCCTCCAGCAGAAgcacagatggagacagagccTCCAGGCTGcatagagaaaaaaacagtgtccatcacacacaaccacacattaCTTAGAGTGAATATAACAGGCCCTCACCTCTTAAAGTCTAGTTTTATTCCCTTGTTGTATCCTTTCACTCCTTCCAGCCACTCCTTCAGAGTGATGTCGCTGTCCGTTTCAGGGGGGTGTGCCATGACTGGCTCTTTTGGGTCACGACCTCTCATGACTATGTCAGCCTCAA is from Lates calcarifer isolate ASB-BC8 linkage group LG13, TLL_Latcal_v3, whole genome shotgun sequence and encodes:
- the fam151b gene encoding protein FAM151B isoform X1, with the protein product MYLLFLRLHWLLRMSDQTLEYFLSQSLIKTRDAAEVKWSHAVNSRSRLTEVLTGPTHMIEADIVMRGRDPKEPVMAHPPETDSDITLKEWLEGVKGYNKGIKLDFKSLEALSPSVLLLEEVLADWNRPVWVNADILSGPGGQARPVEPQAFLSTVRTLPTHIVLSLGWTTGWTAGTDILGYSWDMVCAMEEICRTLQHPVTFPVRAAFMAQSFPQLTWLLQQSDRYTLTVWTGQNDRLTLQDLLPYKKQIDSSRIYYDLPDL
- the fam151b gene encoding protein FAM151B isoform X3; amino-acid sequence: MSDQTLEYFLSQSLIKTRDAAEVKWSHAVNSRSRLTEVLTGPTHMIEADIVMRGRDPKEPVMAHPPETDSDITLKEWLEGVKGYNKGIKLDFKSLEALSPSVLLLEEVLADWNRPVWVNADILSGPGGQARPVEPQAFLSTVRTLPTHIVLSLGWTTGWTAGTDILGYSWDMVCAMEEICRTLQHPVTFPVRAAFMAQSFPQLTWLLQQSDRYTLTVWTGQNDRLTLQDLLPYKKQIDSSRIYYDLPDL
- the fam151b gene encoding protein FAM151B isoform X2; this translates as MRMSDQTLEYFLSQSLIKTRDAAEVKWSHAVNSRSRLTEVLTGPTHMIEADIVMRGRDPKEPVMAHPPETDSDITLKEWLEGVKGYNKGIKLDFKSLEALSPSVLLLEEVLADWNRPVWVNADILSGPGGQARPVEPQAFLSTVRTLPTHIVLSLGWTTGWTAGTDILGYSWDMVCAMEEICRTLQHPVTFPVRAAFMAQSFPQLTWLLQQSDRYTLTVWTGQNDRLTLQDLLPYKKQIDSSRIYYDLPDL